TCGCCGCGCGGCGCACCATCGGCCAGTACTCGGCGAGCTCGCCATCCTCCAGCGTGCTCTCGCGGCGCAGCAGATCGAGCAGGAGGATCGGCAGGGCGGTCTCGTCCATCTGCACGCCGCCCCAGTATGGCGTGCCGTCCAGCCACATGTTCTGCGACCAGTGGCCGTCGGCCTCCTGCGTGATGTGCAGGAACTGCGCCACGCGCCGCGCGTCGTCGCGCGCGCCGGCCGCCAGCAGGCCGCCGGCCGTCTCGACCAGATCGCGCGGCCAGACCAGGTGGTAGCCGCCGAGGTCGTCGTCGCCCTGCGCGAAGCCCCAGGGAATCGACAGGCTGGCGATCATGCCGCCCGGGAAGTTGGCCGCCTCGTGCGTGCGCAGCACGGCGGCGCTCGTGCGGTAGAGATCGCGCTCGCCCGGCAGCGCCGGCGTGGGCGGCACGATGGCGCTCTGCCATTGCTGCCACTCCGCAACGTACGCGTCGCGCGCCGCGCTGAAGCCGTCGACCAGACTAGCCAGCGCGCGGTGTCCCGCCTCGGCGGCGCTCTGCCCGAAGGCGAGCGCCAGCACGAACTCGCCGCCGCAGGCGCGCAGATCGATCTCGCCGGTCAGCGCGACGTTGCCGTTCTCCGCGCGCGGGTACGCCCACTGCATCTGCTTGTGCGCGTGGACGTCCTGCCAGCCGTCGGAGACGCCCGCGAAGCCGGCCGAGCGCTTGAGCCATGGTGCGGAACAGGCCAGCGCCAGCGCGTAGTCGTCGTCGCGCGTGGCGAACAGCATCGGCGTGCCCTTGTAGTCGCCGACCCAGGCGGTGTTGCCCGCGCCGAAGTTGCCGAGGTGCGGCGCGAGCAGCGCATAGAGATGGTAGTCGTCCAGCGCGCCGGCCAGCGGCGTGAAGCGCGTCCACTGCAAAACGGCGTCGCGCAGCGGGTCGGCCACGATCTGCTTCTCGATCCGGTAGCGGCCCTGCTTGCAGCTGTTCACCAGCCGGTACGCGGGCACGCCGTCGGCCAGCGTGCTGACTTCGGACATGGCGTCGCGCTTCTCCTCGGAGAAGAAGTCGCGGCCGTCACTGACGAGCAGGCCGAGGTCGCGCGTGCAGGCGGTGTCCACGCGCGGGAAGTAGACCTCGTCGAGGATGCCGTGGCTCAGCGTGAACCAGACGCGGCTGGCATCGCTGAGCGAGGTGCCGACGCCGCTCTTGGCGCTCGATGTCCAGCGCGGCGCGATGCCGGGCGCATTCTGTGTGTCGCTCATGCGCTCGCACCACCTTCGGGCGCCCACTCGATGACGCACTTGATCTCGTCGGTTGGGTGCTGGGCCAGCGCCGTCGCGGCGTCGGTGTAGGCGTGCCGGTGGCTGATCAGCTTCGCGACGTGATCGCCCCAGCGCAGGCGCGCCGTGCCGAGGTCGTCCACCGCCATCTGGTAGTGGTCGCGCGCGGCGTTGACGCTGCCGATCATCACCTGGTTCTCGAGCACGAGCTGGCGCATCAGTTCCGCGCCGTGGATTTCGACCGGGCGATTGCCGCCGGGGATGCCGGTCAGGACATAGACGCCATCCTGCGCCAGCGCGTCGAGCAGGTTGAACTCCAGCGCGGCGACGCCGGTCGCCTCGAAAATCAGTTCCATCTCCCCGACCGTGTCATCGACCTGGTCAGCCGGCACCTGCCGCCCGTCGATGTACCGGCCACCGATCGTCTTCAGCCACT
The DNA window shown above is from Chloroflexota bacterium and carries:
- a CDS encoding glucan 1,4-alpha-glucosidase, which produces MSDTQNAPGIAPRWTSSAKSGVGTSLSDASRVWFTLSHGILDEVYFPRVDTACTRDLGLLVSDGRDFFSEEKRDAMSEVSTLADGVPAYRLVNSCKQGRYRIEKQIVADPLRDAVLQWTRFTPLAGALDDYHLYALLAPHLGNFGAGNTAWVGDYKGTPMLFATRDDDYALALACSAPWLKRSAGFAGVSDGWQDVHAHKQMQWAYPRAENGNVALTGEIDLRACGGEFVLALAFGQSAAEAGHRALASLVDGFSAARDAYVAEWQQWQSAIVPPTPALPGERDLYRTSAAVLRTHEAANFPGGMIASLSIPWGFAQGDDDLGGYHLVWPRDLVETAGGLLAAGARDDARRVAQFLHITQEADGHWSQNMWLDGTPYWGGVQMDETALPILLLDLLRRESTLEDGELAEYWPMVRRAASYLVANGPVTQEDRWEEDPGYSPFTLAAEIAGLLAAADFADANGEGRAAQFLRETADVWNASIERWIYASDTDLARAAGVDGYYVRIAPPDVADAASPSMGFVPIKNRPPGESDEAAASLVSPDALALVRFGLRAPGDPRIVNTVRVLDYLLKVETPNGPSWHRYNDDGYGEHADGSPFDGTGVGRAWPLLTAERAHYELSAGRRDSALALLHAVEAFAGDGGMIPEQIWDSPDIPEKELTFGHPSGSAMPLVWAHAEYIKLRRSLRDGRIFDTPPAAAQRYARDHTGSPHALWSFNLKARRMAQGKTLRIVATEPARVRWSTDNWQTTHDADTQDSTLGAHYLDLPTEQLPAGATVTFTFYWPGANDWEGENYSVSVE